From Pseudorasbora parva isolate DD20220531a chromosome 25, ASM2467924v1, whole genome shotgun sequence, one genomic window encodes:
- the LOC137064623 gene encoding uncharacterized protein: MPSKRLWCSVLGCNNEHSSHFDVPKSEPLKTQWLSFVFDGNNPPDQRQCFHVCANHFSPDCFINAGQYKAGFAKKLLLKKGSVPSVRVPAAEEASTSEELAMVQHVASQKKLCNVATQLSIQTLRPHYKSTGTQTTMIYPDINVGPSIPPLSSTPIKRANKRSRLELEEEEDDPSGASSSMNLADPRDSTYEPADSVTTLTETTDVTFESSKPVHETATYIVYENCLLQLFEQCPVCQHVTSVRRTVFGTFLSVEQRCPHCDFFRKWNSQPIIQSTPAGNLQLSVALYANGASFFKVKKIFQTMKLKMIHYTTYQNHARRYIQPAIVHSWKKVQDGMLQQLRQQQNIVLGGDMRADSPGHSAKFGSYSVMDLRTSTIIDLQLVQCNEVGGSNNMEKEGLRRSLDLLRARGVTFDSIVTDRHPQIQKYLREANITQYYDVWHVEKGISSCMSMCCSCALMTVRVS; the protein is encoded by the exons atgccatctaagcgattgtggtgttctgtgcttgggtgtaataatgaacacagcagtcattttgatgttcctaaatccgaaccTCTGAAGACGCaatggctgagttttgttttcgatGGGAATAATCCCCCCGATCAACGGCAATGCTTTCATGTTTGCGCGaatcatttctcaccagactgctttattaacgcgggtcagtataaagcaggttttgcCAAGAAGCTGCTACTGAAAAAAGGATCTGTACCATCTGTTCGTGTTCCTGCtgcagaagaa GCAAGCACATCTGAAGAATTGGCCATGGTGCAACATGTGGCTAGCCAAAAGAAACTCTGCAATGTTGCCACCCAGCTCTCTATCCAAACTTTACGTCCGCACTACAAAAGTACAG GCACACAGACAACTATGATATACCCAGATATTAATGTTGGCCCATCAATACCACCGCTATCATCAACACCAATAAAGAGGGCAAATAAGAGATCTCGCTTGGAgctagaggaggaagaggatgaCCCTTCTGGAGCCAGCTCAAGTATGAATCTGGCAGATCCTAGGGATTCCACATATGAACCGGCTGACTCTGTCACAACCTTGACTGAGACaacagatgtgac gTTTGAATCTTCTAAGCCGGTTCACGAGACAGCAACTTACATTGTCTATGAAAACTGCCTGCTGCAGCTCTTTGAGCAGTGCCCTGTGTGTCAACATGTTACCAGTGTACGGAGAACAGTATTTGGCACATTCCTCTCTGTGGAACAACGCTGTCCACACTGTGACTTCTTCAGAAAATGGAATAGTCAGCCAATTATACAAAGCACTCCTGCAGGAAACCTCCAGCTTTCTGTAGCACTGTATGCCAATGGTGCCTCTTTCTTCAAAGTTAAAAAG ATATTCCAGACAATGAAACTGAAAATGATCCACTACACCACTTATCAAAATCATGCCCGGAGGTACATACAGCCCGCAATTGTACATAGCTGGAAGAAAGTACAGGATGGCATGTTGCAGCAACTCAGACAGCAGCAGAACATTGTCCTAGGTGGAGACATGAGGGCAGATTCACCAG GGCATTCAGCCAAGTTTGGAAGTTACTCAGTGATGGACCTAAGGACCAGCACTATTATTGATTTACAACTAGTTCAG TGTAATGAAGTTGGCGGGAGCAACAACATGGAGAAAGAGGGTCTGAGGAGGAGCCTTGATCTCCTGAGGGCACGCGGTGTGACTTTTGACAGCATTGTTACAGACCGGCACCCTCAAATACAGAAATACCTGCGGGAAGCCAACATCACACAGTATTACGATGTATGGCACGTTGAAAAAGGTATTAGCTCCTGTATGAGTATGTGTTGTTCATGTGCCCTAATGACTGTCAGAGTCTCATAG